A part of Candidatus Binataceae bacterium genomic DNA contains:
- a CDS encoding LLM class flavin-dependent oxidoreductase, with the protein MISFGYMPDTHGGPYGQPEPSPERSADFAAQLLDEAATAERSRFDGVFVPERHARTECMFPSPLPLLAAIAARTNRVRIGTDILMPPLYNPVHLAQSTALIDVLSRGRLILGVGVGYHPDYFSHFGVPIKQREGRFEETLDILNKAWTTIGPFAHHGKYFHFDAIHVTPKPYQRPRPPLWIGAFGPKSIARAGRMGDAWSAAPFFDRVENVKAQVSIYREAAEKAGKRPSIVLLRDGWLASSMEEAERTFGRLWLEECKFYFKWGMLAPTEDFNSESDFTIEKIRGTGHVVLGTRDDWLEALDRWNNVMGGVDWLILRIRVPLGPSPKAVQECIQRLGEEVLPSFRKS; encoded by the coding sequence ATGATTTCATTCGGGTACATGCCGGACACGCATGGAGGGCCCTACGGGCAGCCGGAGCCGAGCCCCGAGCGTTCGGCGGACTTTGCCGCACAACTGCTCGACGAGGCGGCGACGGCCGAGCGCAGCCGCTTCGACGGTGTCTTCGTTCCCGAGCGCCACGCCCGCACAGAATGCATGTTTCCGAGCCCGCTCCCGCTCTTGGCGGCGATCGCGGCGCGCACCAATCGCGTCCGTATCGGCACGGACATCCTGATGCCGCCGCTGTACAACCCGGTTCACTTGGCTCAGTCGACGGCGCTTATCGACGTGCTTTCACGCGGCAGGCTCATCCTCGGCGTCGGCGTCGGCTACCATCCGGATTACTTCAGCCATTTCGGCGTGCCGATAAAGCAGCGCGAGGGGCGGTTTGAGGAGACGCTCGACATCCTGAACAAGGCGTGGACGACTATTGGCCCCTTCGCCCACCACGGCAAGTATTTTCACTTTGACGCCATCCACGTCACGCCCAAGCCCTACCAGCGGCCGCGTCCACCGCTATGGATCGGCGCCTTCGGTCCCAAGTCGATCGCGCGTGCCGGACGGATGGGCGACGCCTGGTCGGCCGCGCCGTTTTTCGACCGAGTCGAGAACGTCAAGGCGCAGGTCTCAATCTATCGCGAGGCGGCCGAGAAGGCCGGAAAACGTCCCAGTATCGTGCTGTTGCGCGACGGCTGGCTTGCATCGAGCATGGAAGAGGCGGAGCGGACGTTCGGCCGGCTGTGGCTGGAAGAATGCAAGTTCTACTTTAAGTGGGGGATGCTCGCGCCGACTGAGGATTTCAACTCGGAGAGCGACTTCACGATCGAGAAAATCCGCGGCACCGGCCATGTTGTTCTCGGCACGCGCGACGACTGGCTGGAGGCGCTCGACCGCTGGAACAACGTGATGGGCGGTGTCGACTGGCTCATCCTGCGTATCCGGGTGCCGCTCGGCCCGTCGCCCAAAGCGGTCCAGGAATGCATCC
- a CDS encoding muconolactone Delta-isomerase family protein: MLFMLKAYISKPANVSNKEFYGVWVQEAEAALGAVKAGAIKGIWKVAGRPEVIAVLDVPSADDLDRAMLQLPIWRLGYSHIATNLEITPLRPYENWAEDLKELAKG, encoded by the coding sequence ATGTTGTTCATGTTGAAAGCGTACATCTCGAAACCGGCGAACGTGTCCAACAAGGAGTTCTACGGCGTGTGGGTCCAGGAGGCCGAGGCCGCACTGGGAGCGGTCAAGGCAGGCGCGATCAAGGGCATCTGGAAGGTGGCCGGCCGGCCCGAGGTAATCGCCGTGCTCGACGTGCCGAGCGCCGACGACCTCGATCGTGCGATGCTTCAGCTGCCGATTTGGCGGCTTGGCTACTCGCACATCGCGACCAACCTCGAGATAACGCCGCTGAGGCCGTACGAGAACTGGGCCGAGGATTTGAAGGAGCTCGCCAAGGGCTAA